The Cyanobacteria bacterium GSL.Bin1 genome includes the window CTTCCAACCAACTCTGACTGATTCCTTGCCCTTGCCATAACAAAATATCAATTTGATTAACATCAGCAGTAACAGTGGGAAGACTGTGACGGGGATGTTGTAAAATGCCCCATTGTTTCTGGTCCCAATTAAGGGTGAGTAACATCGGAGTGGATTGTTTGATGTTGAGATTTTGTTGATTGACTAGATTTGTATGAGCAGAAATGGCTTGTTTAGACGTGAAATTGGCGTTGGATTTTTCCTGAATTTCATTTTCGAGAAGGGGGGAATAAAATAATTGCTTGAGATCAACCACTTGACTTAAAACTTGCCATTGGTTCTGAGGATCCAGTGCAATTGCCGTATTAATGGTTTGAATGCCTTCTTGCTGTAAAAAGGGGACAAGAGTATAGCGAATGGTTGCTTCCTCCCCACAATTAATTAGCGTAATATGACCTCGATTTTGAATTAAGATGACAGCGGGTTGATCCGTGGCAAAAACCGTCATTTGTCTTAAGGAAAGTTTTTGATTAATAATCGGTAGAATCATCAGCGCGATCGCGACAAGTGTGACCCCTTGCCACAGCTGTTTTCCTTTAGGAAACTGCCAAACAAAAATAATCAAACCATACACGCCAATTAATTGCCATAATGCAACTTTTCCAAATAATAAATAGCTTCCGGGCAGTTGATTAAACCCAGAGACTAAAGCCATTAAGCCCTGCACGAAGGGGGAAAGTAGTAGCGCGATCGCGCTTCCCAAACTCGGTATTATTAAACCCACAAACCCGCTAATCATACCACCTAAAATAATAAAAACGGCAAAAGGCGTCACAATCACATTGAGGAGGATACTATAAGTGGCAACAGTTCCAAAATGAAACAATTGTAACGGAAAAACCCAAGGAAAGACAGCAATCGGAACTGCGATTAAAGAGGCAAGTGTGGGTGGCAGAAAATCCCACTTTTCCAATAAAACCGGAAGCGTAATAATTAACCCTAAGGTTGCTAAAAAACTAAATTGAAACCCCAGGTCAGTGACCCATAAGGGATTAATTAATAATAAAAGGGTTGCAATAACGAGCAGCGATCGCGTTGAATTCACTTTCCGTTCCGTCAGTAATCCCAACAATCCCGCAACGCCCATTAAGCTTGCTCTTAAAATTGAAGGTTGTAAGCCCGTTAACCCCACATAAAGCATTAAAACACCTAACCCCAGTGCAAAGCGTAGCGAAACTTTGAACGGTTGAGTCACTCCTAAGATAACGCCGAGCAAGAGCGAAACATGAAACCCAGATGCTGCTAAAAAATGAGCGAGCCCCGCTTTGAGAAATTGATCCTGAATGGCGTAGGGTAAATTGACCGCTTTGCGCCCTAAAACGGTTGAACTGACCAGTTCTCCTTGGGGACTGCCTAAGGCTTGCTGATGAACCTTAACTATTCTGTCTCGTAATTGCCAAAATCCCCAATTATTTTCTTTGATAACCGTTACCTCTCGCCCACTGATTCCGGCAAACGCACCATTTTCTTTCAGATAATTGCCAAAATCAAACTGTCCGGGATTTTTGGGGGGAGACGGTTGATAAAGATAGCCAGTTACTTCAATGCTTGAACCAGCATTCAGTTGCTCCTCCAATGTAGCGGGAACCGTTGTATAAAGTTTTCCCGTTTGTTGTCCAATTTGGTCTTTAACCGCTTCTACCCTTAACCAAAACCTTAATTGACCACTGCGATTGAGAGTTGGCGCGTCTAAGATTTTTCCCTTTACGGTTACGACAATGCCATTTTCTCCTTCAGGAATGATTTGACTGATATCACTTCCTACTAACTTGGGAGAACGAATCGAGAAAGAACAAAATGCAATAATCGCCACTAAACTAACCGCTAATCCGGTGCGCCATTGCAAGCCCCACCCATTATCAATTGGGGCAACTTTTAGTAAAATTGCCCCTCCCATAAATATCGTCAGTGTAATCGTTAGCCCATATTGCTCAAAACCTGAGGCAATTAAAAGACCAATGATATAAGCGAAACAAAACAGCGGAATTTCCTTGGCATACATTGTTCTAGCCCACACAGCGCCGGTTAGCTTAGACAAGGCAATCATAACGCTGTCAAGGAGATTCGAGAAACCGTAAAATCCGTTGATGATCAACGTGATCCCTGTTAAGGATCACGCAAAGAAAACACTAAAAGGACTGAAAGATCCACGGCATTCTCGGGTTAGCTTCTCATCAGCTTGCACTCAGCAGCACGAGAAATATTCTGCAACTCAATATCAGGACAAGTGCGCTTACATAAGCCGGTTAAGACATTACCCGGTCCCACTTCTATCAGTTGGGAAACGTTTTCCTCAGCCAATTTAAGCAGCGTTTCTCGCCAACGCACTCTTCCTGTCATTTGTTCCATCAGATGGGTTTTTAGTGCTGTTGCCTCAATGGTCGGAACCGGATTAACATTCGGCAAGACCGGAATAATTGCCTCGCCAAAGGAGACTTCATCGAGGAGTCGTTTATAATCTTGGGCGACGCTGTCCATGAGGGGAGAATGAAACGCTCCAGAGACGTTTAAGGGAACTGCTCGTTTTGCTTTCACTTCCTCTAATACAGCATCTACAGCCTCTGGCGTTCCCGAAATAACAACCTGCTGCGGACTATTATCGTTTGCCAGTACAGCATCATTATTTTTATCAAGGGCTGCTTCTAATTGGGCGCGATCAATCTTCATCAGCGCTACCATCTTGCCACCCGCAGCGGTATCCATTAATTTTGCCCGTTGTTGGACTAACCGTAACCCCGCTTCAAAACTAAAGACACGACCGGCATATAAAGCGCTATATTCCCCTAAGCTATGACCGGCAACATACTGGGGCAGATAACCCGCCTCATCAATTAAAAGGTCAATTAGGATCGACTCCACTACATAGAGACAAGGCTGGGTATAGAAAGTGCGGGAAAGATTGGCTTCATCTTGACGACAGGTATCGAGAACAGACCAACCTAAAATCTCCTCGGCTTTTTCAAATCGGTCTTTACCGAGAGACGTTTCTACTAAATCTGCCTCCATGCCAACGGTTTGGGAGCCTTGTCCGGGAAAAACAAAAGCCAG containing:
- a CDS encoding DUF4131 domain-containing protein; translation: MYAKEIPLFCFAYIIGLLIASGFEQYGLTITLTIFMGGAILLKVAPIDNGWGLQWRTGLAVSLVAIIAFCSFSIRSPKLVGSDISQIIPEGENGIVVTVKGKILDAPTLNRSGQLRFWLRVEAVKDQIGQQTGKLYTTVPATLEEQLNAGSSIEVTGYLYQPSPPKNPGQFDFGNYLKENGAFAGISGREVTVIKENNWGFWQLRDRIVKVHQQALGSPQGELVSSTVLGRKAVNLPYAIQDQFLKAGLAHFLAASGFHVSLLLGVILGVTQPFKVSLRFALGLGVLMLYVGLTGLQPSILRASLMGVAGLLGLLTERKVNSTRSLLVIATLLLLINPLWVTDLGFQFSFLATLGLIITLPVLLEKWDFLPPTLASLIAVPIAVFPWVFPLQLFHFGTVATYSILLNVIVTPFAVFIILGGMISGFVGLIIPSLGSAIALLLSPFVQGLMALVSGFNQLPGSYLLFGKVALWQLIGVYGLIIFVWQFPKGKQLWQGVTLVAIALMILPIINQKLSLRQMTVFATDQPAVILIQNRGHITLINCGEEATIRYTLVPFLQQEGIQTINTAIALDPQNQWQVLSQVVDLKQLFYSPLLENEIQEKSNANFTSKQAISAHTNLVNQQNLNIKQSTPMLLTLNWDQKQWGILQHPRHSLPTVTADVNQIDILLWQGQGISQSWLEAVGLESAIAVTNQVSEELQASLTQKEIDFYVTGQNGAIQWTPRRGLKTMLD
- the fabD gene encoding ACP S-malonyltransferase, yielding MSKLAFVFPGQGSQTVGMEADLVETSLGKDRFEKAEEILGWSVLDTCRQDEANLSRTFYTQPCLYVVESILIDLLIDEAGYLPQYVAGHSLGEYSALYAGRVFSFEAGLRLVQQRAKLMDTAAGGKMVALMKIDRAQLEAALDKNNDAVLANDNSPQQVVISGTPEAVDAVLEEVKAKRAVPLNVSGAFHSPLMDSVAQDYKRLLDEVSFGEAIIPVLPNVNPVPTIEATALKTHLMEQMTGRVRWRETLLKLAEENVSQLIEVGPGNVLTGLCKRTCPDIELQNISRAAECKLMRS